A portion of the Pseudoalteromonas luteoviolacea genome contains these proteins:
- the lspA gene encoding signal peptidase II yields the protein MNDNKTGHILLVCLICLILDQGTKWWASDSLVAWQMTSYLGDIVRIGYTENLGVFLSLGAELSPIQRLVLFVGVIGFLLLALLGYMIKSHDLSKLQLTSLTLIFAGGLGNLLDRIFNQGAVIDFINLGIGTVRTGVFNVADIVILLGAIMIIACTPFQSAQHK from the coding sequence ATGAATGACAACAAGACGGGGCATATTTTATTGGTATGCCTTATTTGCTTGATACTAGATCAGGGCACAAAATGGTGGGCAAGCGATAGTTTAGTGGCATGGCAAATGACCAGCTATTTAGGGGATATAGTGCGTATAGGGTATACCGAAAACCTAGGCGTGTTTTTATCTTTGGGTGCAGAGTTATCACCTATTCAGCGGTTGGTATTATTTGTTGGGGTCATTGGTTTTTTATTGTTGGCTTTGCTGGGCTATATGATTAAAAGTCACGATTTATCAAAACTCCAGCTTACCTCCCTTACTTTGATATTTGCTGGTGGCTTGGGGAACTTACTCGATCGTATTTTTAATCAAGGCGCAGTGATTGATTTTATTAACCTTGGGATCGGTACTGTGCGTACTGGGGTATTTAATGTTGCTGATATCGTTATTTTGCTAGGGGCTATCATGATCATTGCGTGTACGCCTTTTCAGTCGGCACAGCATAAATAA
- a CDS encoding carboxymuconolactone decarboxylase family protein, producing the protein MVSQNELFTHYPFIPSALATLGESGELLIPDATVHLIRLYVSQINGCQYCQRMHAEALKNSVADEVFEQMNAALTGSELSLLTPFDQAALQLTTAVTKSLPFEMEAKSQRPLNKAQQLAVIGLALQINNWNRIAIGFNF; encoded by the coding sequence ATGGTATCTCAAAACGAACTTTTTACACATTATCCATTTATACCATCTGCATTGGCGACCTTGGGTGAGTCTGGTGAGTTGCTTATCCCTGACGCCACCGTGCATTTAATTCGCCTTTATGTATCGCAAATCAATGGCTGCCAGTATTGCCAACGAATGCATGCAGAGGCTTTGAAAAATAGCGTTGCAGACGAAGTGTTTGAGCAAATGAATGCAGCGCTGACTGGATCAGAGCTGTCTTTACTTACCCCTTTTGATCAGGCTGCCTTACAGCTAACCACCGCCGTCACTAAGTCTTTGCCGTTTGAAATGGAGGCGAAGTCGCAACGACCATTAAATAAAGCACAGCAATTAGCTGTGATAGGCTTGGCGTTACAGATTAATAACTGGAACCGTATTGCCATCGGGTTTAATTTTTAA